In the Engystomops pustulosus chromosome 2, aEngPut4.maternal, whole genome shotgun sequence genome, one interval contains:
- the LOC140118604 gene encoding gap junction beta-5 protein-like isoform X2 — protein MNWGVYEALLTVTASRVWGDDQKDFDCNTRQPGCGNVCYDQYFPVSHIRLWALQLIMVTCPSLLVVMHVAYRENRERKHREKMGEIAGKLYQDIGKKRGGLWWTYLISLLVKAVVDCTFIYVFYHLYENFFLPRVVKCTLPPCPNTVDCFISRPSEKNIFTLFMIISSAVCVLLNLIEAVYLVGKKCKEKMLPKPQQTISRKDCCEVIEDKLSKGEKKICISEDCKTIKTEVRQNKISKDINPA, from the exons ATGAACTGGGGAGTATATGAAGCTCTGCTGACAG TCACAGCAAGTCGGGTTTGGGGAGATGACCAAAAAGACTTTGACTGCAACACTCGACAGCCTGGATGCGGCAATGTCTGCTATGACCAATATTTCCCTGTCTCACACATCCGCCTGTGGGCTTTACAACTTATCATGGTTACATGTCCTTCTCTTCTTGTTGTAATGCATGTGGCATACAGAGAGAATCGAGAGAGAAAACATAGAGAGAAGATGGGAGAGATAGCTGGAAAGCTTTACCAGGACATTGGAAAAAAGAGAGGTGGACTTTGGTGGACCTATCTTATCAGCCTACTTGTTAAAGCAGTGGTGGACTGTACTTTCATCTATGTGTTTTATCATCTCTATGAAAATTTCTTTCTTCCTCGTGTAGTCAAATGCACTCTTCCTCCATGTCCCAACACAGTGGACTGCTTCATTTCCCGACCATCCGAGAAAAATATATTCACCCTCTTTATGATAATTAGTTCTGCTGTATGTGTTCTTCTGAACCTCATAGAAGCTGTATATCTTGTTGGAAAGAAGTGTAAAGAGAAGATGCTTCCCAAACCCCAGCAAACAATCTCCAGAAAGGACTGCTGTGAGGTCATTGAGGACAAACTGTCCAAAGGTGAAAAGAAAATTTGTATTTCAGAAGACTGTAAGACAATAAAAACTGAAGTGAGACAAAACAAAATCAGTAAGGATATTAATCCTGCTTAG
- the LOC140118604 gene encoding gap junction beta-5 protein-like isoform X1, giving the protein MNWGVYEALLTGVNKFSTEFGRIWLSIVFIFRILVYAVTASRVWGDDQKDFDCNTRQPGCGNVCYDQYFPVSHIRLWALQLIMVTCPSLLVVMHVAYRENRERKHREKMGEIAGKLYQDIGKKRGGLWWTYLISLLVKAVVDCTFIYVFYHLYENFFLPRVVKCTLPPCPNTVDCFISRPSEKNIFTLFMIISSAVCVLLNLIEAVYLVGKKCKEKMLPKPQQTISRKDCCEVIEDKLSKGEKKICISEDCKTIKTEVRQNKISKDINPA; this is encoded by the coding sequence ATGAACTGGGGAGTATATGAAGCTCTGCTGACAGGTGTTAATAAATTCTCCACTGAATTTGGTCGTATTTGGCTATCTATTGTCTTTATATTTAGGATTCTTGTATACGCAGTCACAGCAAGTCGGGTTTGGGGAGATGACCAAAAAGACTTTGACTGCAACACTCGACAGCCTGGATGCGGCAATGTCTGCTATGACCAATATTTCCCTGTCTCACACATCCGCCTGTGGGCTTTACAACTTATCATGGTTACATGTCCTTCTCTTCTTGTTGTAATGCATGTGGCATACAGAGAGAATCGAGAGAGAAAACATAGAGAGAAGATGGGAGAGATAGCTGGAAAGCTTTACCAGGACATTGGAAAAAAGAGAGGTGGACTTTGGTGGACCTATCTTATCAGCCTACTTGTTAAAGCAGTGGTGGACTGTACTTTCATCTATGTGTTTTATCATCTCTATGAAAATTTCTTTCTTCCTCGTGTAGTCAAATGCACTCTTCCTCCATGTCCCAACACAGTGGACTGCTTCATTTCCCGACCATCCGAGAAAAATATATTCACCCTCTTTATGATAATTAGTTCTGCTGTATGTGTTCTTCTGAACCTCATAGAAGCTGTATATCTTGTTGGAAAGAAGTGTAAAGAGAAGATGCTTCCCAAACCCCAGCAAACAATCTCCAGAAAGGACTGCTGTGAGGTCATTGAGGACAAACTGTCCAAAGGTGAAAAGAAAATTTGTATTTCAGAAGACTGTAAGACAATAAAAACTGAAGTGAGACAAAACAAAATCAGTAAGGATATTAATCCTGCTTAG